A stretch of DNA from Alicyclobacillus acidocaldarius subsp. acidocaldarius Tc-4-1:
ATCTATAACATCTGTTTCGCCTCGTAGAAACTCAGGTGCGTTCTTGGCTAAGGGAGCCACAAAAATTTCCCTAGCAACGCCATGATATATTAGAGTCTGTGGTAATTCGAGTATTTTCAGTGCTTTCAGAATCACTTCACGTCTATTTCGAAAACCGGATCCCCAATCTTTGTGTTTGGCTGTTGGCGCATACGTCTGTTCTACAATCGTTATGATCTCCTTATATAAACCGTTGATGTAAGGAAATTCGCCGGATCCGCTCGTAAATCCGACCGAGTGCATCACAAGAAGATCTCGGTATTTTACGCGATTATAAATAGACGATTTACCAAGGGCGGATGTAGTCGTGACCAAGACAAGCGGCCCGGTTAACTTTTTGCTAATACGCGTGATGCGATTTGCATATCGACGCTCGAATACTTCACGTACCTCGTTGCTAACCACTGCTAACGCAACCAATTTGCCTCCTAAAAGATGGTTGTACGGTGGTACGGCTCCTAACACGAAAGCATCCATCACATTTGCCAGCCGAAGCCGACGCTGTTCTTTCGACCATCCGATCCACTGGTCTCGGTCAGCTAGTGCAAAGACAGGGTCACATAACCCGAAGATCCCTATCAGTCGGTCGTGTGCTGCATCCCAAACAAGAAATCTCAGTCGCCTGCCATACCCAGCAGATACAGGTATACTCCAATGAAGACGCACGTAGCGAAATAGAAGTTCTTCCACTGTATCCGGTTTGACTTCTATCAACGTTGGGGTAATAATGGCTGGATTTATCTCATTCCCGTTAGCAATCCAGCCAAGCAACTCATCTTCATGTCGCTGAAGATTTCGCTTTGCTCGTTCAATGTTGTAAGCGCAAGCCTTGGCATGCAATGCACGTAAGGCATTTTTGTCCGACGCACAAAAATAAAGTCTTCTTCCATCCCAGTAAAAGCCCTGTCTTCGAAGAACATCAAGAATTTTTCGCCTAAGAACTTGTTTCTCAACTTCTGTCATTCTCCAGAAACACCTCCCCTAATGGGAAAGGCACTTTTTTATATCTTTGACGATAAAAGTGGCCAACCTCACCGGAACTGCGTTCCCCAATTGGCGCATGCTTTCCGTCCAGGACCCGCTGAAATGGTATTCGTCCGGGAAAGTCTGTAGGCGTGCGCTCTCACGAACCGTAAAGTAACGTACGCTACCATCCGGTTTCA
This window harbors:
- a CDS encoding Druantia anti-phage system protein DruA, which encodes MTEVEKQVLRRKILDVLRRQGFYWDGRRLYFCASDKNALRALHAKACAYNIERAKRNLQRHEDELLGWIANGNEINPAIITPTLIEVKPDTVEELLFRYVRLHWSIPVSAGYGRRLRFLVWDAAHDRLIGIFGLCDPVFALADRDQWIGWSKEQRRLRLANVMDAFVLGAVPPYNHLLGGKLVALAVVSNEVREVFERRYANRITRISKKLTGPLVLVTTTSALGKSSIYNRVKYRDLLVMHSVGFTSGSGEFPYINGLYKEIITIVEQTYAPTAKHKDWGSGFRNRREVILKALKILELPQTLIYHGVAREIFVAPLAKNAPEFLRGETDVIDFFDFPFSDLASWWKERWALPRASRDNRFQLFRKETWRLWN